One genomic region from Prochlorococcus marinus CUG1433 encodes:
- a CDS encoding thylakoid membrane photosystem I accumulation factor: MKIVQWILIALIFLSPYKANASRDSDSYDGNIFPIYAGNGAIVPPQTTLQESLKNKRVAVLFFYLDDSSDSKAMAPIISGLDLIWRNNIDIIALTTDELQDKEKSDLRNQPNYYWNGLIPQTIILNSDGEVQYDKNGMVNIDELNKVIGDLIGIEINDTEFSVESFNEYNSIISEKKYNNKN; the protein is encoded by the coding sequence ATGAAAATAGTTCAATGGATCCTAATAGCATTAATTTTCTTAAGTCCATATAAAGCAAATGCCTCCAGAGATTCTGACAGTTACGATGGCAACATCTTTCCTATATACGCAGGTAATGGGGCTATAGTTCCTCCCCAGACAACTCTTCAGGAATCATTAAAAAATAAAAGAGTTGCAGTTTTATTTTTTTATCTTGACGACAGTTCAGATAGTAAAGCTATGGCTCCGATAATTTCTGGTTTAGATTTGATATGGAGAAATAATATAGATATCATTGCTCTAACTACAGATGAATTACAGGATAAAGAAAAGTCTGATCTTAGAAATCAACCTAATTATTATTGGAACGGATTAATTCCACAAACCATTATTTTAAATAGTGATGGAGAAGTGCAATATGATAAAAATGGAATGGTTAACATAGATGAATTAAACAAAGTTATAGGAGATTTAATAGGAATTGAAATAAATGATACGGAATTTTCTGTAGAAAGTTTTAATGAATACAACAGTATCATTTCTGAAAAAAAATATAACAACAAAAATTAA